A genomic window from Lotus japonicus ecotype B-129 chromosome 1, LjGifu_v1.2 includes:
- the LOC130732587 gene encoding uncharacterized protein LOC130732587 encodes MKNRKRSRASEDAGPTEDRHRRLHASSRRGDHAATSQAVEASAPAPVDSMQSPMVEASAPAPVEPTDPVPTPPSPMVEVPRHESPGEESSGESSSGDESSGDESSGDESSDEESSGEEGSYDEDSIPPPDVDADVVPEAQGGEEDLIQRLPPFPGGPVDLSLLTHYADHKAPWTWHALLRTDERYVDRRHLRVATAGGKVWNLACDGDSDSHRRVRELIEQTGLHQLPWCSYSETDAGLILALVERWHEETSSFHMPFGEMTITLDDVSALLHLPMGSRFYTPGRGRGTSVQRYVLS; translated from the coding sequence atgaagaacagaaagaggtctcgagCTAGTGAGGATGCGGGGCCTACagaggatagacaccggcgattacatgcttctagccggcgcggcgatcatgctgcGACCTCTCAGGCGgttgaggcttcagctccagctccagttgattctatgcagtcgcccatggtagaggcttcagctccagctccagttgaGCCTACTGATCCAGTTCctactccgccgtctcccatggtTGAGGTACCTCGCCATGAGTCACcaggcgaggagtcatcaggcgagtcgTCATCCGGCGATGAGTCATCCGGCGATGAGTCATCCGGCGATGAGTCATCCGACGAGGAGTCATCCGGCGAGGAGGGGTCATatgacgaggatagtattcctcctcctgatgttgatgctgatgtcgtgccagaggcacagggtggcgaggaggacctgatccagaggttgccgccgtttccgggggggcctgttgatctgtcgcttctcacgcattatgctgatcacaaggctccctggacgtggcatgcactcctacgcacagacgagcggtatgtggaccgtcgacacttgagggtggccacagctggggggaaggtttggaaccttgcttgtgatggtgattcagacagtcacaggagggttcgagagttgattgagcagacgggtcttcatcagctaccctggTGCAGCTACTCGGAGACAGATGCAGGCCtcattttggcccttgtggagcgatggcatgaggagactagtagcttccacatgccgtttggggagatgaccatcaccctggacgacgtgtcggctcttctccatctccccatggggtcgaggttctatacgcctgggagggggagagggacgagtgtgcagcgctatgtgctgagttga
- the LOC130730167 gene encoding tRNA-uridine aminocarboxypropyltransferase A translates to MDPEAEDDAINHLPTATSPEPHRRSICSNCHRPNPVCLCHALPAQPIQTTTRVLILHHPHEAQHKLSTTPLLTKSLLHATAITGRRLRRGLSPLLDQSPPAIFLFPGTSSSPAVNISDLRASELLTRSCNNEGLVLIAFDATWKHAREMVKASEEFLSKFAIRVCLGVDEKSSGGSIYDSELILRKEPFSGCVSTMEAVARVLRVLEPNGVEIEGRLIGILREMVKLQAGFLKPVKTRPKLMKKKLMEEEKSESSDKG, encoded by the coding sequence ATGGACCCCGAAGCAGAAGACGACGCCATCAACCACCTCCCAACCGCCACCTCACCGGAGCCTCACCGGCGGTCCATCTGCTCCAACTGCCACCGGCCAAACCCAGTATGTCTCTGTCACGCCCTCCCCGCGCAACCCATCCAAACCACCACCCGAGTCCTCATCCTCCACCACCCCCACGAAGCGCAGCACAAGCTCTCCACCACTCCACTCCTCACCAAATCCCTCCTCCACGCCACCGCCATCACCGGCCGCCGCCTCCGCCGCGGCCTCTCCCCTCTCCTCGACCAATCCCCCCCAGCCATCTTCCTCTTCCCGGGAACCTCATCCTCGCCGGCCGTCAACATCTCCGACCTCCGCGCTTCAGAGCTGCTAACCCGGAGCTGCAACAATGAAGGCCTGGTGTTGATCGCCTTCGACGCGACGTGGAAGCACGCGAGGGAGATGGTGAAGGCCAGCGAGGAATTCTTATCCAAGTTCGCGATTAGGGTTTGTTTGGGGGTGGATGAGAAATCCAGCGGCGGAAGCATTTACGATTcggaattgattttgaggaagGAACCGTTTTCTGGGTGTGTGAGTACCATGGAGGCTGTGGCTAGAGTGTTGCGTGTTCTTGAGCCCAATGGGGTCGAGATTGAAGGTAGATTGATTGGGATTTTGAGGGAAATGGTGAAGTTGCAGGCTGGGTTTTTGAAGCCTGTGAAGACCAGACCcaagttgatgaagaagaagcttaTGGAAGAGGAAAAGAGTGAGAGTTCTGATAAAGGTTAA
- the LOC130730168 gene encoding protein FAR1-RELATED SEQUENCE 6-like, with product MGDDCDTDSHAPLDIDSSGCHENFIPHSLEECKAEILSFDENDDVDVPQPGMIFSSVDEVRSYYKNFADRLGFRIKIRTSRKGRDGRVKYIRLQCTGAAGDRGGNKGVRNTCSYMKPNCDAKITAMLSKDGTFRVNTVTLSHNHELSSHGILKSIDMRGKKILGQMKVDMCVKMTSSQNDSGNYPKKIRHLIGENGDSESLQKYLVRMQKQDSNFFYTVDVDDFFTVRNVFWADGRSRAAYESFGDVLTVDTTYLFNQYKMPLATLVGVNHHGQSVLFGCALLSSEDSESFVWLFQSLLHCMSGVPPQGIITDHSEAMKKAIETVLPSTRHRWCLSYIMKKLPQKLLGYAQYESIRHHLQNVVYDAVVIDEFERNWKKIVEDFGLEDNEWLNELFLERHHWVPSFVRGNFWAGMSVNLHNESMHAFFDGYVNQHTTLLQFIDQYDNALQYKAEQEYVADVHSSCSTQSCITHSLIERQFQSAYTNAKFQEVQDEFGGKGDCNVSVDRVDGSVCHYKVIEDRIIGDMPREYVVEVTYDRVNCDVKCDCRLFEFRGILCRHSLAILSQERVKEVPDRYVLDRWRKNMRRKYVYVKTSYCVQHLKPQMERLELLCNQFKSIAVSAAEFEETSSFVNVTLCNLKEKLEAWVPHFGNSSQVDMEEGQYISSPYGAGDVLI from the coding sequence ATGGGTGATGACTGTGATACTGATTCACATGCCCCATTAGATATTGATTCTAGTGGGTGTCACGAAAACTTCATCCCTCATTCACTGGAAGAATGTAAGGCTGAAATCCTTTCTTTTGATGAAAATGATGATGTTGATGTGCCCCAGCCTGGGATGATATTTAGTTCGGTGGATGAAGTCAGATCGTATTACAAAAACTTTGCCGACCGATTAGGCTTCCGCATCAAGATTAGAACCTCGAGAAAGGGGCGTGATGGCAGAGTTAAATACATAAGACTTCAATGCACTGGAGCTGCGGGAGATAGAGGGGGTAATAAAGGAGTAAGAAATACTTGTAGCTACATGAAACCAAATTGTGATGCCAAGATAACCGCGATGTTGTCTAAAGATGGAACCTTCCGAGTAAACACAGTTACACTCAGTCACAATCATGAATTGAGTTCACATGGAATCTTAAAGAGTATTGACATGCGTGGTAAGAAGATACTGGGTCAGATGAAGGTAGACATGTGTGTTAAGATGACATCAAGCCAAAATGACAGCGGAAACTACCCTAAGAAAATAAGGCATTTGATTGGGGAGAATGGAGATAGTGAATCCCTTCAAAAGTATTTGGTAAGGATGCAGAAACAAGATAGCAACTTCTTCTATACAGTTGACGTTGATGATTTCTTCACCGTGAGGAATGTTTTTTGGGCTGATGGGAGAAGTAGGGCTGCATATGAATCATTTGGTGATGTGCTGACAGTTGATACTACATATCTCTTTAATCAATACAAAATGCCACTTGCAACTTTGGTTGGAGTAAACCATCATGGGCAATCTGTACTTTTTGGTTGTGCGCTGTTGTCAAGTGAAGACTCAGAGTCATTCGTTTGGCTGTTTCAATCATTGCTACATTGCATGTCTGGTGTTCCCCCACAAGGAATCATAACAGATCATAGTGAGGCCATGAAGAAGGCGATTGAAACTGTGCTCCCATCCACTCGACATCGTTGGTGTTTATCATATATAATGAAAAAACTTCCCCAAAAACTACTGGGATATGCTCAGTACGAGTCCATAAGACATCATTTGCAGAATGTTGTGTATGATGCAGTCGTAATAGATGAGTTTGAGAGGAACTGGAAGAAAATTGTGGAGGATTTTGGCCTTGAGGACAATGAATGGTTGAATGAATTGTTTCTTGAGCGCCATCACTGGGTTCCTTCCTTTGTAAGAGGTAATTTTTGGGCTGGAATGTCTGTTAATCTACATAATGAAAGCATGCATGCGTTTTTTGATGGATATGTAAACCAGCACACAACTTTGTTGCAATTTATTGATCAATATGATAATGCTTTGCAATACAAGGCAGAGCAGGAGTATGTAGCTGATGTACATTCATCTTGTAGCACTCAGTCTTGTATTACCCATTCTCTCATTGAGCGGCAGTTTCAATCTGCATACACTAATGCAAAATTTCAAGAGGTTCAAGATGAGTTTGGTGGAAAGGGTGATTGTAACGTTTCTGTTGACCGAGTCGATGGTTCTGTTTGTCACTATAAGGTAATTGAAGATCGGATAATAGGTGATATGCCTAGGGAATATGTGGTTGAAGTAACTTATGACAGAGTAAATTGTGATGTAAAGTGTGATTGCCGCCTGTTTGAGTTCAGAGGGATACTTTGTAGGCACTCACTTGCCATACTGTCACAAGAACGAGTGAAGGAGGTACCGGATAGATATGTTTTGGATAGGTGGAGGAAAAACATGCGGAGGAAGTATGTTTATGTCAAAACCAGTTATTGTGTTCAACACCTTAAACCTCAAATGGAAAGGCTTGAATTGTTATGCAATCAATTCAAAAGTATTGCTGTATCCGCGGCTGAATTTGAGGAAACAAGTTCTTTTGTAAATGTTACACTCTGTAACTTGAAGGAGAAACTTGAAGCTTGGGTGCCTCATTTTGGAAACTCATCTCAGGTGGACATGGAGGAAGGTCAGTACATAAGCTCACCCTATGGTGCTGGAGATGTACTAATATGA
- the LOC130723738 gene encoding uncharacterized protein LOC130723738: MGKWGEVVDAATVEEFEVQWMQLFNMCKDKYSNFTSYCSTTWLVHKEKFAKAWTNHVMHFGTTTSNRAEGAHASLKKMLRDCKGDLATSWDASHSLTCNRHTEILASFERSIHRIDHIFMCPFYTAIPPHVLLHSLSRMSSRDPLRAQHHTGSARPQSE, from the exons atggggaagtggggagaggtggtggatgctgcaacagttgaagaatttgaagttcaatggatgcaattgtttaatatgtgcaaggacaaatacagcaactttacctcctattgttctactacatggttggtccacaaggaaaaatttgccaaggcatggacaaatcatgtgatgcactttggaacaacaacaagtaacag ggctgagggtgcacatgccagtttgaagaagatgttgcgggattgcaagggtgacctagccacttcttgggatgcgtcgcatagtttgacatgtaatcgacatacagaaatattagcatcgtttgagcgcagtattcacagaattgatcacattttcatgtgCCCATTTTACACCGCCATACCACCTCATGTActcctccacagcctctcccgAATGAGTAGCagggatcccctgagggcgcaG CATCATACAgggtctgcaagaccccaaagcgaatag
- the LOC130730165 gene encoding pentatricopeptide repeat-containing protein At1g09900-like, producing the protein MSANLPLLFLLRQRHHHSFNLLTLFSFSRSLHSPPSPSHCYHYLTQFLPSGSPNFNPLTVITPRERRLVVVGLTHIVKSDNAFILKAFSLRFYPLFLAKIMELLQTREAAFAFFKLAFEGEGGGGGHDSEELVRSCCEAAHVLAAHDLQLQAQDVVSWIFARIGAGRSKEVVKFMWQNHNEYESDFSVLNTLMRGFLNVGMIFEALDVLHRMRDVGVRPSLSAITILFRLLLRVGDYGSVWKLFKDMLRKGPRPSSVTFNVMICGFCRQQGLVVGESLLHLMPKFGCDPDAFTYNILINAYCIKGKTSVAMDWLNMMMKNGCEPSMATFSTITHALCREGNVIEARKVFDRIQDMGIAPNTTIYNTLMDGYVKAREIGQANMLYEEMRGKGVSPDCVTFNILVGGHYKYGRNGEWNRLLKDFIVTGFFPDSSLYDVSISWLCWAGRLDEAMKLLQDVLEKGLTLSVVAFNSLIGAYSRAGLEDKAFEAYHILVKCGFTPSSSTCNSLLMGLCRKGRLQEARILLYRMLEKGFAINKVAYTLLFDGYFKMNNLDGALNLWKEMEERGIYPDVVAFTAFIDGLSKAGYVEEAYEKFVKMSAIGFVPNNFAYNSLIGGYCNCGKMPEALKLEKEMRLKGLFPDTFTFNIIIDGFCRQGEMKSAIDEFHRMHQIGLMPDIFTFNILVGGYCKAFDMVGAVEVVNKMFTCGLDPDITTYNTHLHGYYLAHKTNRAVMILNELVSAGFVPNTVTYNIMINGICSDILDRALILTAKLLKMGFIPNVATTNILLSHFCKQGMPERALQWGQKLREICFGFDEISYKILDRADHMVQDDVELVRGTYEKGLFLDFLMYITFDYFSRNRIHNIETENSLRLIESQFVAL; encoded by the coding sequence ATGTCAGCTAACCTTCCTCTCCTCTTTCTCCTGAGGCAGAGGCACCACCATTCTTTCAATCTCCTCactctcttctccttctctcgCTCCCTCCATTCTCCTCCTTCACCCTCCCATTGCTACCATTATTTGACCCAGTTTCTCCCATCTGGGTCACCCAATTTCAACCCCCTCACCGTAATCACCCCCAGGGAACGCCGCCTCGTGGTGGTGGGACTAACCCACATCGTGAAAAGCGATAACGCTTTCATCTTGAAGGCATTCTCCCTCCGTTTCTATCCACTCTTCCTCGCCAAGATCATGGAGCTGTTGCAGACCCGGGAAGCCGCATTTGCATTCTTCAAATTGGCATTCGAGggtgagggtggtggtggtggtcatGATTCAGAGGAGCTTGTTCGGTCGTGCTGCGAGGCGGCGCATGTTCTGGCAGCTCATGACCTCCAGCTGCAGGCCCAGGATGTGGTTTCGTGGATTTTCGCGAGAATCGGTGCTGGTCGAAGCAAGGAGGTTGTGAAGTTCATGTGGCAGAATCACAATGAGTATGAGTCTGATTTTTCTGTCTTGAATACGTTAATGCGGGGTTTTTTGAATGTGGGCATGATTTTTGAGGCATTGGATGTTTTGCATAGGATGAGGGATGTAGGAGTAAGGCCAAGCTTATCTGCAATTACTATTCTTTTTAGGTTGTTGCTTAGGGTTGGTGATTATGGCAGTGTGTGGAAGTTGTTTAAAGATATGCTCCGTAAAGGGCCTCGACCTTCAAGCGTCACGTTTAATGTGATGATTTGTGGGTTTTGTAGACAGCAGGGGCTTGTTGTAGGGGAGAGTTTGTTGCATTTGATGCCCAAGTTTGGGTGTGATCCGGATGCTTTCACATATAACATTCTTATTAATGCTTACTGCATTAAGGGGAAGACTTCGGTTGCGATGGATTGGCTGAATATGATGATGAAAAACGGTTGTGAGCCGAGCATGGCCACGTTTAGTACCATCACGCATGCTCTTTGCAGGGAAGGAAACGTGATAGAGGCAAGGAAGGTTTTTGATAGAATTCAGGATATGGGTATTGCTCCAAATACTACAATATACAACACGCTGATGGATGGATATGTGAAGGCGAGGGAGATTGGTCAAGCTAACATGCTTTATGAAGAAATGAGGGGGAAAGGTGTTTCTCCTGATTGTGTGACTTTCAACATTCTTGTTGGGGGGCATTATAAGTATGGGAGAAATGGGGAATGGAACAGGTTGTTAAAAGATTTTATAGTAACAGGATTTTTCCCTGATTCTTCACTATATGATGTATCAATATCGTGGCTATGTTGGGCTGGTAGACTAGATGAGGCCATGAAATTATTACAAGATGTACTTGAAAAGGGACTAACTCTTAGTGTGGTTGCCTTTAACTCATTAATAGGAGCCTATAGCAGGGCAGGTTTAGAagacaaagcttttgaagcctATCATATTTTGGTTAAATGTGGTTTTACTCCTTCATCGTCCACGTGCAATTCTTTGCTTATGGGTTTGTGTAGGAAGGGGAGGCTGCAAGAAGCCAGGATACTTTTGTATAGGATGTTAGAGAAAGGGTTTGCCATCAACAAAGTGGCCTACACTCTGCTTTTTGATGGATATTTCAAGATGAACAATCTGGATGGGGCTCTAAATCTCTGGAAGGAAATGGAAGAAAGAGGAATATATCCAGATGTTGTTGCCTTTACAGCCTTCATAGATGGACTTTCAAAAGCAGGTTATGTTGAGGAGGCGTATGAAAAGTTTGTAAAAATGTCAGCTATCGGTTTTGTTCCTAATAATTTTGCATATAATTCTTTGATTGGTGGGTATTGCAACTGTGGGAAGATGCCTGAAGCATTGAAGTTGGAGAAAGAGATGAGGCTAAAAGGCCTTTTTCCCGACACCTTTACCTTCAATATCATCATTGATGGGTTTTGTAGACAAGGAGAAATGAAATCTGCAATTGACGAATTTCATCGCATGCACCAGATTGGTTTGATGCCAGATATATTCACATTTAACATATTAGTTGGTGGATACTGTAAGGCATTTGACATGGTTGGTGCAGTTGAGGTTGTTAATAAAATGTTCACATGTGGGCTTGATCCAGATATCACAACCTATAATACACACTTGCATGGTTACTACCTTGCTCATAAAACGAATCGCGCAGTTATGATTTTGAATGAGCTTGTCTCTGCTGGTTTTGTTCCTAACACAGTGACATACAACATTATGATAAATGGTATTTGTAGTGATATTTTGGATCGTGCTTTGATTCTGACTGCAAAGTTACTTAAGATGGGTTTTATTCCAAATGTGGCTACAACCAATatattgttgtctcacttttGCAAGCAAGGGATGCCAGAGAGGGCCTTACAATGGGGTCAAAAGCTTAGGGAGATTTGTTTTGGTTTTGATGAAATCTCCTATAAAATACTGGACAGAGCTGACCATATGGTGCAGGATGATGTTGAACTTGTGAGAGGAACATATGAAAAGGGCCTTTTTTTGGATTTCCTAATGTACATTACATTTGATTATTTTTCAAGAAATAGAATTCATAACATAGAGACTGAGAATAGTCTAAGGTTGATTGAAAGTCAATTTGTTGCTTTATGA